A DNA window from Ctenopharyngodon idella isolate HZGC_01 chromosome 10, HZGC01, whole genome shotgun sequence contains the following coding sequences:
- the naa25 gene encoding N-alpha-acetyltransferase 25, NatB auxiliary subunit: MTPGSCLKSFRSARSAHAHQIILLSSIMAARGHVQDPNDRRLRPIYDYLDNGNNKMAIQQADKLLKKHKDLHCAKVLKAIGLQRTGKQDEAFTLAQEVAVLEPTDDNSLQALTILYREMHRPELVTKLYEAAVRKVPTSEEYHSHLFMAYARVGEYKKMQQAGMALYKIVPKNPYYFWSVMSLVMQAISAQDEKLSHTMFLPLAERMVEKMVKEEKIEAEAEVQLYFMILERLGKYVEALEVVQGPLGEKLTSELQSRENKCMMLYRRLEHWAECNALSCKLLLKNPDDWQFYLLYFDSLFHLIDQSWTPPQEGAHCAEGEVHASVAQSISFMEERLATEDAKESKHLRGPYLARLELIRRLRERSCPEAQQLGEPLELMFQFFVKFGDKPCCITDLKIFLDLLAPDQHVQFINRLMEAVPLAAPGEDGVALPGDTRALQRHLCVTQLSRCLGLQHALNTEGKQGLIKELKVHYRHGLQFGKSCLKTELQFSDMYCLMAAHVYIDLWMETGDQNMLWQCLGMLEEGLSHSSSNAQFKLLLLLLYCRLGAFEPVVDLYSGLDAKHVQHDTIGYLLTRYAESLGQFAAASQSCNFSLRFFHSNQKDTSEYIIQAYKYGAFEKIPEFIAFRNRLNHSLHFAQVRTERMLLDLFLEADISSPLEESVKSMSLCPEEDDIPWDTLRDNRDLTVLVSWNPKERQLTEEHKQRSLEDETLWLRLRSLTLRLIGCVSTMTHPPAPRNSEKTTENGVAAKPSSLLSLLSQLENTLNQATQFTEKQLQHQYPFLGPVSSRLAQALSSGCCQCQLSSLQLPLHLQELETTGLDESTELQTQISNLFKSLAVQLQDMLEKCKGDLLEVKDGQSKTQPFLLENLVYFVETVCIVLWVSNYCGSVLRPLKSSLQKKKKKKKEVSAVTPAVISAFQEFSGSLQSLLNQALEHIKSQETSLTALKLGALSLEGQTQSEAEGTFTKTGMDKVQSSYLRSLQEIGELLKKRADTLKSLKI, encoded by the exons ATGACTCCAGGCTCCTGTTTAAAGTCTTTCCGGAGTGCTCGCTCTGCGCATGCGCATCAAATAATCCTGCTCAGCTCCATCATGGCGGCGAGGGGCCATGTGCAAGACCCTAACGACAGAAGACTGCGACCCATTTACG ATTACCTGGACAATGGCAATAACAAGATGGCAATCCAGCAGGCTGACAAACTGCTTAAGAAGCACAAAGATCTTCACTGTGCGAAG GTCTTGAAGGCGATTGGTCTGCAGCGCACCGGCAAACAGGATGAAGCCTTCACACTGGCACAGGAAGTGGCCGTTCTCGAACCCACAGATGACAACTCTCTGCAGGCACTGACTATCCTCTACAGAGAAATGCATCGGC CCGAATTAGTGACCAAGCTTTACGAAGCCGCTGTCCGGAAGGTTCCAACGAGCGAGGAGTACCACTCTCACCTCTTCATGGCCTACGCTCGGGTCGGAGAGTACAAGAAAATGCAGCAG GCTGGAATGGCGCTGTATAAAATCGTCCCCAAAAACCCGTATTACTTCTGGTCGGTCATGAGCTTGGTGATGCAG GCCATCTCGGCACAAGATGAAAAGCTCTCTCACACCATGTTCCTGCCGTTAGCTGAACGTATGGTGGAGAAAATGGTTAAGGAGGAGAAAATCGAGGCAGAAGCTGAG GTCCAGCTGTACTTCATGATCTTGGAGCGTTTGGGGAAATATGTGGAGGCGCTGGAGGTGGTTCAGGGGCCACTCGGAg AGAAGCTGACCAGTGAACTGCAGAGCCGTGAGAACAAATGCATGATGCTGTATCGCCGTCTGGAGCACTGGGCTGAGTGCAACGCTCTGTCCTGCAAGCTGCTCCTGAAAAA CCCTGATGACTGGCAGTTCTACTTGCTATATTTTGACTCTTTGTTCCACCTCATTGATCAGAGCTGGACGCCTCCACAGGAAGGAGCTCA TTGTGCAGAAGGGGAGGTGCACGCCTCCGTAGCTCAGTCCATCAGCTTCATGGAGGAGCGACTGGCCACAGAAGATGCAAAGGAGTCGAAGCATCTGAGAGGACCGTACCTGGCCCGTCTGGAGCTCATCAGACGGCTCAGAGAGCGGAGCTGTCCTGAAGCACAACAGCTAG GTGAACCTCTTGAGCTCATGTTCCAGTTTTTTGTGAAGTTTGGAGACAAGCCATGTTGCATCACGGACCTGAAGATCTTTCTGGATCTACTCGCACCTGACCAACATGTGCAG TTCATCAACAGGCTAATGGAGGCCGTGCCGCTGGCTGCTCCAGGGGAGGATGGTGTTGCCCTCCCGGGGGACACGCGGGCTCTGCAGAGACATTTGTGTGTGACGCAGCTCAGCCGATGTCTGGGTCTACAGCATGCACTCAACACCGAGGGCAAACAGGGCCTCATCAAAGAGCTGAAGGTGCATTACCGGCACGGCTTACAGTTCG GGAAGTCCTGTTTAAAAACAGAGCTCCAGTTCTCAGATATGTACTGTCTCATGGCGGCTCATGTCTATATCGACCTGTGGATGGAGACGG GTGATCAGAACATGTTGTGGCAGTGTCTGGGGATGTTAGAAGAAGGTCTTTCCCACAGTTCCTCCAACGCTCAGTTCAAACTGCTGCTTTTGCTTCTGTACTGCCGTCTGGGGGCTTTTGAGCCGGTGGTAGATCTTTACTCCGGCCTGGACGCCAAACACGTCCAGCACGACACCATAGG GTATTTATTGACCCGCTATGCAGAGTCTTTGGGCCAGTTTGCTGCTGCTTCCCAGTCTTGTAACTTCTCCCTCAGGTTTTTTCACTCAAACCAGAAAGAT ACCTCAGAATACATTATTCAAGCATATAAGTATGGTGCTTTTGAGAAAATCCCTGAGTTCATCGCCTTCAGGAACCGACTCAATCACTCGCTGCACTTTGCCCAGGTGCGCACAGAGAGGATGCTGCTGGACCTCTTCCTGGAAGCTGACAT ATCATCTCCTCTAGAAGAGAGCGTAAAATCAATGTCTCTATGTCCGGAAGAGGACGACATCCCGTGGGACACCTTAAGGGACAACCGTGACCTGACTGTCCTCGTCAGCTGGAACCCTAAAGAACG GCAGCTGACCGAGGAGCACAAGCAGCGCTCTTTAGAGGACGAGACCCTGTGGCTGAGGTTGCGGTCGCTTACTCTGCGGCTGATTGGCTGCGTCTCCACGATGACTCACCCGCCGGCACCACGTAACTCTGAGAAAACGACTGAAAACGGAGTGGCAGCCAAACCGTCTTCTCTACTGTCGCTGCTCTCCCAGCTTGAAAACACGCTAAACCAGGCCACACAGTTCACGGAAAAACAGCTGCAG CATCAGTACCCATTTCTGGGTCCCGTGTCGTCTCGGCTGGCTCAGGCTCTGTCCAGCGgttgctgtcagtgtcagcTCTCCTCTCTACAGCTCCCTCTGCACCTCCAGGAGCTCGAGACCACCGGGCTGG ATGAATCAACAGAGCTTCAGACACAAATATCAAATCTTTTCAAGTCTTTAGCAGTACAACTTCAAG atatgtTGGAAAAATGTAAAGGTGATCTATTAGAAGTTAAAGATGGTCAAAGCAAGACACAACCCTTTTTACTGGAGAATCTAGTCTACTTTGTTGAA ACCGTTTGTATTGTCTTATGGGTGTCTAATTACTGTGGAAGTGTCCTCCGGCCCTTAAAGTCCAGTttacagaagaagaagaaaaagaaaaaagaagtcaGCGCTGTAACG CCGGCGGTGATCTCGGCCTTCCAGGAGTTCAGCGGTAGCTTGCAGAGTCTCCTCAACCAGGCCCTGGAGCACATCAAGAGCCAGGAGACCAGCCTGACGGCCCTGAAGCTGGGAGCCCTCAGTCTCGAGGGACAAACTCAGTCTGAG GCGGAAGGGACCTTCACGAAGACCGGCATGGATAAGGTGCAGAGCAGCTACCTGCGTTCGCTGCAGGAGATCGGGGAACTGTTGAAGAAGAGAGCGGACACATTGAAATCCCTCAAAATCTGA
- the tor4aa gene encoding torsin-4A: protein MGEQDPSDRLKGDQPKELKENGMGSFSQFSSSVRAMVRIRQKYQAMKKRRLEMPQVIISPRSTSPKYFTFENVDETLNRKPTSPRKRKKKRKVMYPNSNLRAVPTKKSSRAKNCLYLLCIIVFLQVYNAIENLDDHVLKYDLDGLEKTLKREVFGQHEVTERLLGHLHDYLSTYVHNKPLVLSLHGPTGVGKSHVGRLLAQHFRSVVGEELVMQYFVLHHCPTDDDIPKCTKSLDSNISEMVTQAEEVEKIPVFIFDEVEHMPRELLDTLRDLIHPQNNNEYLNAIYILISNLGHEDITKFVLHNSSVAVLGRLSLSQELTPWLHSYLQRYHMLFLEAEFLPFMLLEKSHVMDCFFEEMSREGFYPDRSHVERLAEELSYYIVGEREFSHTGCRQVVAKVNLL, encoded by the coding sequence ATGGGAGAACAAGATCCAAGTGACAGGCTGAAAGGGGACCAGCCAAAAGAGCTGAAGGAAAACGGCATGGGAAGTTTCTCCCAGTTCTCCTCAAGCGTACGCGCCATGGTGCGCATTCGCCAGAAGTACCAGGCCATGAAGAAACGGCGTCTGGAGATGCCGCAGGTCATCATTTCTCCACGGTCCACCAGCCCAAAGTATTTCACATTTGAAAATGTTGACGAGACTCTAAACAGAAAACCCACTTCCCCACGCAAGCGAAAGAAAAAGAGGAAGGTCATGTATCCGAACAGCAATTTGAGAGCTGTACCCACAAAAAAGAGCAGCCGTGCAAAGAACTGCCTGTACTTGTTGTGCATCATCGTCTTTCTACAGGTTTACAACGCCATCGAGAACTTGGACGACCACGTGCTCAAATATGATCTAGATGGTCTGGAGAAGACCCTTAAAAGGGAAGTGTTTGGCCAACATGAAGTGACGGAGCGCCTTCTGGGTCATTTACATGATTATTTGTCAacttatgtacacaataaaccTTTGGTGTTGTCGCTTCACGGACCTACTGGAGTTGGGAAGAGCCACGTTGGCCGATTACTGGCTCAGCATTTCCGCTCAGTTGTTGGAGAGGAGCTGGTGATGCAGTACTTTGTGCTGCACCATTGCCCAACAGACgacgatatcccaaaatgcaccaAATCTCTGGACTCTAACATCTCGGAAATGGTCACACAAGCTGAGGAAGTGGAGAAGATACCGGTCTTCATCTTCGATGAAGTGGAACACATGCCCAGGGAGTTGCTGGACACGTTGCGAGACTTGATTCATCCCCAAAACAACAATGAATACTTAAATGCCATCTACATCCTCATCAGTAACCTGGGACATGAAGATATCACCAAGTTTGTCCTTCACAACTCCAGCGTCGCCGTCTTAGGCCGTCTGAGCTTGAGTCAGGAGCTGACGCCTTGGTTACACAGTTACCTTCAAAGATACCACATGCTATTTTTGGAAGCAGAGTTCCTGCCCTTTATGCTTTTGGAGAAGAGCCACGTAATGGATTGTTTTTTTGAAGAGATGTCCAGGGAAGGATTCTACCCGGATCGATCACATGTAGAAAGACTTGCGGAAGAACTATCATACTATATAGTTGGCGAACGGGAGTTTTCTCACACCGGATGCAGGCAGGTTGTGGCAAAAGTGAACCTTCTCTGA
- the brap gene encoding BRCA1-associated protein, which translates to MSVSLVVIRLELADQSDSPQGFQYCAVAEMSEDEMREKALVSARVALDGKPDLERSAILHQHLGSRVMSDMVIETFQPSAGAEEGKGDLKSTGDTSEDAKDQTDVSTTPDSPSKQLPDQISFFSGNSSVEIVHGIMHLYKTNKMTSLTEDVRRSAMLCVLTVPTTMTSHDLMKFVAPYNDVMEHMKIIRDSTPNQYMVLVKFRSQADADSFYTTSNGRQFNSIEDAVCQLVYVERAEVIKSEEGASLPVMDLTELPKCTVCLERMDESVNGVLTTLCNHSFHSQCLQRWEDATCPVCRYCQTPEPVEENKCFECGVQENLWICLICGHIGCGRYVSRHAYKHFEETQHTYAMQLTNHRVWDYAGDNYVHRLVASKTDGKMVQYECEGDTCQDEKIDALQLEYSYLLTSQLDSQRIYWENKIVHLEKDTAEEINNMKAKFKETIDKCDSLERKLNELIKEKQSIEKKCSQLNNKVVKLSQELREEQEMNRCLRANQTQLQTQLQEEERRAHETAANKEGQIAELQEQLRDVMFYLETQQQIDRMPADTRQEIQEGQINIAAAPAAPQPGPSAHGSGRLGRKGRSKRGK; encoded by the exons ATGAGTGTGTCTCTGGTCGTGATCAGACTCGAGCTCGCTGATCAGTCTGATTCCCCGCAGGGTTTTCAATACTGCGCCG TTGCAGAGATGTCAGAGGACGAGATGAGAGAGAAAGCGCTGGTCTCCGCCAGAGTCGCGCTGGACGGCAAACCGGATCTGGAGCGGTCGGCCATCCTCCACCAGCACCTGGGCAGCCGTGTCATGAGCGACATGGTGATCGAGACCTTTCAGCCCAGCGCAG GAGCAGAGGAAGGTAAAGGAGATCTGAAGTCCACAGGAGACACAAGTGAAGATGCCAAAGATCAAACGGACGTGAGCACGACACCGGACTCTCCCTCTAAACAGCTGCCGGATCAGATCTCCTTTTTCAGCGGGAACTCGTCAGTGGAGATCGTCCACGGCATCATGCACCTCTATAAAACAAA TAAGATGACGTCACTCACAGAGGACGTGAGGCGCAGTGCGATGCTGTGTGTCCTCACGGTACCGACCACCATGACCAGCCATGACCTCATGAAGTTTGTGGCTCCCTACAACGACGTCATGGAGCACATGAAGATTATCCGAGACTCCACGCCCAACCAGTACATGGTGTTGGTCAAGTTCAGGAGTCAG gCCGATGCCGACAGCTTCTACACAACAAGCAACGGCCGTCAGTTCAACTCCATTGAGGATGCTGTCTGCCAGTTAGTCTATGTGGAGAGGGCGGAAGTCATCAAATCTGAAGAG GGGGCCAGTTTACCTGTGATGGATCTGACAGAGCTGCCCAAGTGCACCGTGTGTTTGGAGCGCATGGACGAGTCCGTCAACGGCGTGTTGACCACCCTGTGCAACCACAGCTTTCACAGCCAGTGTCTGCAGAGATGGGAGGATGCGAC GTGTCCAGTGTGCAGATACTGCCAGACTCCTGAACCCGTGGAGGAAAACAAGTGTTTTGAGTGTGGAGTGCAGGAG AATCTGTGGATCTGTCTCATCTGCGGTCACATCGGCTGCGGACGCTACGTTAGTCGTCATGCCTACAAGCACTTTGAGGAAACGCAGCACACTTACGCCATGCAACTGACCAATCACAGGGTCTGGGACTACGCTGGAG ATAACTACGTTCACCGGCTTGTTGCCAGTAAAACAGACGGGAAGATGGTGCAGTACGAGTGTGAAGGAGACACATGTCAGGATGAGAAGATCGATGCGCTGCAGCtcgag TATTCATATTTATTAACCAGTCAGCTGGATTCTCAGCGCATTTACTGGGAGAATAAAATAGTTCATCTGGAGAAAGACACAGCGGAGGAG atcAACAACATGAAGGCCAAATTCAAGGAAACAATCGACAAGTGTGACAGTTTGGAGCGGAAACTAAACGAACTCATCAAAGAAAAACAATCCATCGAGAAGAA ATGTTCCCAGCTGAATAACAAAGTGGTGAAGCTCAGTCAAGAGCTGCGGGAGGAGCAGGAGATGAACCGGTGCCTGCGAGCCAATCAGACGCAGCTCCAGACGCAGCTGCAGGAGGAGGAGAGGCGGGCCCACGAGACTGCGGCCAATAAAGAAGGCCAGATCGCCGAGCTGCAGGAGCAGCTGCGGGACGTCATGTTCTACCTGGAGACACAGCAGCAGATCGATCGGATGCCTGCGGACACCCGGCAAGAAATCCAAGAGGGTCAGATCAACATCGCTGCGGCCCCCGCCGCCCCTCAGCCCGGGCCCTCGGCCCACGGCTCCGGCAGACTGGGCCGGAAAGGACGATCCAAGAGGGGAAAGTAG